In the Manis javanica isolate MJ-LG chromosome 12, MJ_LKY, whole genome shotgun sequence genome, CCAGCACCACACCCCTGTACCTTACGTAAGTGAGCATGCAATGGAAACGTACCTTTCCACGGTTCCCCTCACATCCTGTGggcagaaaagagaagaaggTCAGCATGTGTGCACTTTCACTAACTGAGGCTGAACCCACCTGCCAAGGATAGAGTCCTTGGCAAAGTCCACAGAATCTGCTTCTTAGGGCTCTAGAATGCCTTGAGTGGGAGACATTTGGTAGGAAAAGTTCCTACAAAAATCCCTCTAGCAGTGGATTTTCAGGCCTGTGTTTCCCACAGTGAACAGAGATGACTTTGTCCTCTTACTCTCACCTCATCCCATTGTCAGGACCTGGTGCTGACAGTGGGGCCAGACCTGGTCTCATCATTCAATGCCCTGGGATGGCAGAGGGAAGCCTGGTGGCCCCTGAGACCCGCACCAGGCCTCTGTGTGGTTGGAGTAGTTTGCTGGGAAGACACCGTGTTAAATAGGCATTCCGTGGAGCCAGTCCAGGACAGAGACCTGACGCAGGAGTTGGCTCACATAGCAAAGGTTTAAGAAGGTTCCTTGTGCATGTAGTGTAGCCTGGAAAAGCAGGGGAGTGAAGAGGGTGGGGAATACGGGCTCCCTACACAGAATGCCGCCTTCTACCACGTTAGCTCTTGGACAAGCAAATCGCCTGACTGCCTTGGGTCTGAGCGGTTAAATGAGCCCCACTCTAAACCCACCTTGTAGATAACAATCACCTATAGTACagatcaaaataatatttaacttcATCAGGTCTTGATGGACATGAAATGTAATGCGccagcacatagtaaatgctcattCAACTTGAATGTTTGACAGAGGATGCATAGAGGCAGGCACCACAGAAACTGCCGCCGCCGTCAGGCTCGGTGTGGATGGGTGTTCCTACATTCTTTCCCTCTGACTCTTCAGGACTTTATTTATGCTATAGAAAGTTAATTCTTTAGGAAAGCTGTTCGGGGTCCAAACTTATTTTTTCAGGTAAATAAAGAAAAGTTGATTTTGCATGGCTGAAAATGTTATGAGTTACTACATGGTTTTTTTCCCTATTAAGTTTTCCAGTAGTCTTACctcaaaagattttaaaatcgAGTTGTGACACATGGACTCCATCTGTTCGATCATCTTGCTGAGGCTTCCTAACTGCTGGGTCAGCGTGATCTCACTGTCCCTCAACTTCTTCAGATTCTCGCTTTCCTCCTCCTCTAGTAACAGAGTAGctgcagctgctcctcctccttcagGAACTGGTCCATTTTTATGTATTCGCACACAACAACCTGTTTCCGGGCCTTTGTCTCTTCCTGCcatcacacgcacacacacacacacacacgagcaaTGGAACAAAGTTAGTCACAGAAACACCTATGCAGAACTTCAATCCTTACCGAGGCCTGGAGTTAGACTGTGACAATTCTTAAAACATGATTTTCAAAAAGTGTATATTCTATTAGCTAGCTGGGTAGCTAGTGTGATATTAGCAGGTTTGTGTGCGATAGCGACCGTGGCAAACAAAACCAACGTCTCTATTCCCAGGACCCTGTCATTCTAGGAGGGAAAACCGAAAATAAACCACACCAAAAATATATGATGGGTGGCGGCCAGTATCGTGATAAAAAGTAAAGCAAACGAAAGtaagaacaaaaaatatgaaaaaagtgtGTTCACTcgttcatttaataaatattctttcaatGAAAATAGGTATTGGATCACATCCTAGGAATAGACGTTAGTCACAGATACTCCCATTTGAGAACTCCAAGTTTCTGGGGAGAAGCAGAtaaacacataatttttaaacatctaaCCATGTGTTTTGCTTTGCTAGTCACCTCACATTCCAATCTGTGCCTAACCTTGAGCATGTGTTCAGGTCTGCAAATCCAAATTCCTGTTTTGCCTTTATTTCcccttctctgtatttctttttcatttgcaaTCTCTTTTATCCCCAAAGCATTTGAGACattcctctttttttaattgatttgcaTCCTATACGTCTATAAGTGTAACTCGTATTTGAAATCATTATAATGGGACCCATAATAGAGTCAGCCATTGAGTGGTAAAGGTGCTCCAAGAAGGAAAACAGTACACCAGCGTGGGGTGGGGGGATCgtttgagctgagtcttgaaagTCCCAGGTCAGCCCAGTGACACCACACGGTGTGAATCGCATACTGTGATATTGGTTCATTTTGTCTTCTTTCCCTAAGTGTCCCTTTAGTCCCTGTCATGGAATCTTTTCCAAGATCTGAAAGTAAGACAGATACTGACCTTACACAATATCACTCTCTCCTTCTCATGGGTTAATATAACCTgagtttccttcttctttttatGCAAACTCTCTGTGGCAAGTGAGCAGAGCCCCAGATCATGCAGGGGCCTTGAGGACCAAAGGCAAGGTGACTGGGACCCTAACACAAAAGGTGGAGTGGGATCCCTGCTAGGTGTGCGGTCTGGTGCCTGTAGGTCAGCGCCCATGCCTGGCACCAACCCGGAATATTACGGGAGTTCAGTGATGGAAGGTGATTTGTGTTCTGAGATTTGTATCGAGCGGCCAGTCTTACTTTGTGATGCTTCTCAGCCTCACGCGAGAGGTACCCTCTGTTTACTCCATGCCACTGGGTTGAGAAAGGGCTTGCACCCTGCTCCTCATCAGAGAACACCTTAGAGTCGGCCAGCGTTTTCCCAGAGCTGCCTGGCTCGCCCTCACTGTGCAGCACCTGGGATCTGAGCTGCCTGCCCATAGCAGCCAGTCTCCGCAGATGCTCGTTGGGCTGGAAATGCGGGGTCTCCAAGGTCCGCCAGCACTCGGGGCAAGATAAAGGGGTGCTTTGCTCCTCCCAGCTCCGCAGGAGGCACACCAGACAAAAGCTGTGCCCGCACTCGGGGGTCACTGGGCTGTTGAAATAGTCCAAGCAGATGAAACAGGTCAGTTCTTCCCTGAAAGTCTCCATTAAGTCTGCTGTagacattttctcaaaggacATCAGATCACACCTCCATTCGGGGATTAGAAAAGCCCTCCCTGAGGTTCTGTTGTTTTGAGTAACAAGTAGGGGAACAAATTGCTATGATGTTAACACAAGAAACTCTTACACTTCTCTGCACCTCATTTCACCAGCTGACATGGGCGCCCCGACACAACGCCAACTGTGATGTCATGTGGAACTTCCGTACCCTGGCTTCATCATCGACCCCAAACTTTTAAGGAACCTCTCCCTGTGGCAGCCACATGTGGGACATGGAGGATGCTTGCCCCGAAGAGAGTTCTCATTTCAAGAGTcggttatatatataaaaagccgTGGAAACATTTAACACATTGGTTTTAGGTTGGAAGTTTGGGTAATTCGGTGTAAGCCAGCATAGAGATTTGAACTATGATGATCTCTAATAGTATCTGAATTGTAAATGTGGTCCAAATCTTTTAGAGAACTCCGTGAATGGAATTTAGTTGAGAAATTGCAAGAAGATGACCGTGATATGTATAAACACCTGCTCCCCTCTGACCCTCTTATGTGCTTGGCCAGAGCCTAGAATTTTCTTGTTCCTTTATCAGATCCTGTGCACCTTTATTTAATTGTATTCAtcccaacaaaatgaaaacaattccatcaaagTATTCCCTGACTTTAGATGTACAATGGATTGCCAGAGTTATATTCCATGCTCTGCCTACAGACCGTGGTACTCACTGGTCTGCCATCATAAAAGTGTCTAAAACATCATTCTTGGATGGAAGGTAGATGGAAAGAATTCGATTTTACTGTAAACATAATTTTGCTCACTTATTTCACTCTTTTAAAATGGCTAAACTTCTTAAACCCCTCACCAGTTCTTAACTGGGCAGAAATTAACTGTGCAGACATTCCTTTTAGACCTATGAAAAAACCGACGTACAGTACGGAGACTGTGCACAGTGACCACTGAGATGCGGGCCAGACCCTGTAAATTCACTCTGCTGTATGCTCGGGAGCTGGCCAGTTCTTGGCGTGGTCCGACCTCCACTCGCTGTACTCCAGAAAGTGGAAGCGGAGAAGCTCTTCCTCAGAGTCTAACGCGTCTGCCCTCCCCTAAGCTCATCACaccttatttctgtttttaatcctGTCGCTTTCCAGCTTGGCAGCCTTCCATGGCTCTCCATTACCCCTGTTACTCCCGACCTTGCTTCTGACTTTCATGGTTCCAGCTgatcctttcccctccctccccactgatcGCCAATGGGGTGTTGATTTCTCTTACCTTGAACTTCTGTAAAAAGAAATTTTCTGGCCTGAAGTGGTTTTCTCTGGCCTCCACCTTTCCAAAGTCATTAATACAAGATATTTTGTGAGTAACTGGGATGACAgtttctgcttaaaaaaaaaaaatgaatgaacggAAAAGAACTAACCAGAGCAGAGTTATACTAGTTTAAATAGGAAAACGAgatcagtttgggatgatgaaactTCAGCTACCTTGATTAAAGCTTCGAGGTTAGCAACTGAGGCACAGCTTCCAAATATTGTCAGGAATTAGTCTTAAGCAAAggtcttgggaaaaaaaatcaacaataacACTAGCTGCCTTCACTGGAAAAAGGATTTTTGGACAACCACTGTTATTTCCACACAAACCTGCACGGTGTCTTTTATGTTGACCCAGATCATTAGAATGAGCCTTATGGAAGCGATACGTGACATCACAGAGCCTGCATTCCAGTGTGGAATGGGGAGACTGACATGTTCTAAGTTCAGGTCCCATCAGTCTGTTCCATCCCACTTCCCCCTGCCCAAGAAATCCCTTTCGTAAAG is a window encoding:
- the TRIML1 gene encoding LOW QUALITY PROTEIN: probable E3 ubiquitin-protein ligase TRIML1 (The sequence of the model RefSeq protein was modified relative to this genomic sequence to represent the inferred CDS: deleted 2 bases in 1 codon; substituted 1 base at 1 genomic stop codon): MSTADLMETFREELTCFICLDYFNSPVTPECGHSFCLVCLLRSWEEQSTPLSCPECWRTLETPHFQPNEHLRRLAAMGRQLRSQVLHSEGEPGSSGKTLADSKVFSDEEQGASPFSTQWHGVNRGYLSREAEKHHKVRLASLHKKKKETQVILTHEKERVILCKEETKARKQVVVCEYIKMDQFLKEEEQLQLLLLEEEESENLKKLRDSEITLTQQLGSLSKMIEQMESMCHNSILKSFEDVRGTVERGEAVLLQCPEATTMELTLCRITGMREMLRKFSTDVTLDPATASACLILSEDLKSVRHGGIXQQLPDSPERSDQWATVLGAQSFTCGRHYWEMVVSNKTEWEVGLCQDSVSRKGNLPKPPGDLFSLTGLKIGDNYSLWVSSPLKGQHVREPVQKVGVFLDYKSGHIAFYNVTEASLIYSFPPTSFQGALWPLFSPCLPNEGTNTDPLTICSLTSHV